Part of the Caulobacter sp. SL161 genome is shown below.
GCCAAAGCCCAGGGCCCGCAGCAGCATGACCCGGCTGTCCATGTCATCGCCGCGCTCGCGCAGCAGGTCCTCGCCGGTGACGCCGAGATGGAAGTCGCCGCTATCGAGCCCGGCGGCGATGTCGCCCGCTGACAAGAGCCGCACCGACACGCCCGGCAGGCCGGCCAGCTCGGCCGAGTAGCCGCGCGCGCCGCCGGTCATCTCCAGCTTGAAGCCGCAGTCGGCCAGCCAGGCCTCTACCTGGTCCTTCAGGCGGCCTTTCGAGGGAATGGCGAAGATCATCGGTGCGGAGCTCATTCGCCGCCTCCCGCATAGGCCCGCGCGGGGCGGATCATGAAGCCGACCGCGCCGGTGTCGGTCGCAACGCCCAGCTTGGCGGGCAAGCCGTCATAGCGGCCGCCGGCGGCCACGGGGCGCTCGTCGCCCAGCGCGGCCGAGCGGATCTCGAACAGGTAGCCGTCATAGTAGCCGAACGCGCGGCCGAAGGCGGCGGCCAGCGTGGCGCGCTCCAGGGCCACGCCCCGCTGCGCCATGCCGGCCAGACGCGCGCGCCAGCCGTCGATGGCCGCGCTCAGCGCGCCAGCCTTGGGACCGGCCAGGGCCGCGATGGCCGACAGGGCCGCGTCCGGACGGTCCGAGACCGCCAGGAAGGCGCGGACCTTGGCGGCGGGCTCGGGATCCAGGCGCCCGGCCTTGGCGGCGTCGGCCTTTTCGACGAGGCGGCGGGCGATCTCGGCGGGACGACGACCGCCGACGGGCTCGATGCCGGCCAGCGACCACAGCTCCTGCAGCACCGAGGCGGCTTCGGCCTCGGGCAGGCCGGCCAGCAGGGCGGCGATGCGCGACTGCTCGCCGGTGGGCGCGGCCACGTCCCCGTCGAGCTCGGCCTTCAGCTGGCGCGGCTTGGCGAACGACCGCTTCAGGCGCGCGGCCAGCGGCGGGGCCAGATCCAGGCTGTCGACGAAAGCCGAAAACAGCGAGACGTCGCCGAGCACCAGCGAGAGGTCCTCGCGCCCGCCCGCCGTGGCCGAGGCCCAGGCGAGAGCCGCCATCTCGGCGTCGGCGGCGACACGATCACCCCCTCGAAGGCCTCGACGCCCAGCTGCAGGAACTCTTCGGCGCGGTCGGAGCCGCGCGGCGCCACGCGGAAGGCCTTGCCCTCATAGCGGCGACGGCCCGCCCCGCCCCCGCCCTCGAAGTGCTGGCGGGCCACGGCGACGGTGAAGTCGGGGCGCAGACACGCCTCCTCGCCCGCCTCGCCCGACACCACGAACAGCCGCGAGCGCATGGCCTCGCCGGCCAAGTCGAGCAGCAGGCCCAGCGGCTGCAGCACCGGGGCGTCGGTCAGCACCGCGCCGGCGTCCAGCAAGGGGGCGCGGATAGCGTCCAGCGCGTCGGCCGGAATGGAACGCTCGAGCCTCACCCTCAACCCCCGATGATCTTGCGGACGGCGGCGACCAGCTCGCCGCGCGGGATCGTCTGCTGGCCCGGACGCTCGGCCTTCCAGGCGGCGTTGTCGGCCACGCCCGAGGCGAGCTCGCGACCAAGATCGAGGTCCTTGATCGTCACCGTGCCGGCCGCGATCTCGTCGCCGCCCAGCATGATGGCCGCCGGCGACAGGCGACGGTCGGCGTACTTCATCTGCGGCCGCATGCCCGAGGTCCCCAGATACACCTCGGCCGGGATGCCCGCCGCGCGCAGCTCGCCCACCACCTTGAAATACTCGGGCATGTGCGCGTCGTCGAAGGCGATGACCACCACCGGCCCGCGCGCCTGCCCGCCCGGCTCACGCCCCGCCGCCCGCAGCGCCGCCGCCAGGCGCGACACGCCGAACGAGAAGCCCGTCGCCGGCGTCACAGTGCCGGTGAACCGCGCGACGAGATCGTCATAGCGCCCGCCGCCGCCGATCGAACCGAAGGTGACCTTGTTCCCCTTCTCGTCGGTGGTGCTGAGCAAGAGCTCGGCCTCGAACACCGCGCCGGTGTAGTATTCCAGCCCGCGCACGATCGACGGATCGATGAAGGCCTGGTCGTCGGCGATGCCCAGGCTGGTGAGGGCCGCGTCGATCCGCGACAGCTCCAGGAGGCCCTCGTCGCCCTCGGCCGAGCCGGCCACCACGCGAGCGATATTGTCCAGCGTCGCCGAACGGCCACCGGTCGAGCCGGCCTGAACGAAGTCCAGCACCTGGTCGACGGCCTTGCCTTTCAGGCCCGCGCCCTTGGTGAAGTCGCCGCTCTCGTCCAGGCGCCCTTCGCCCAAGAGCAGGCGCACGCCGTCGACGCCCAGGCGGTCCAGCTTGTCCACCGCGCGCAGCACGGCCAGCTTCTGGCCGGCGCTGTCGGCCCCGGCGGCGGTCAGCAGGCCGTTCAAGAGCTTGCGATTATTGATCTTCAGCACCGCCGTGCCGCGCGGCAGGCCCGCTGCCTCCAGCCCCTCGACGGCCATGGCGATGATCTCGGCGTCGGCCTCCGGACGGGCCGAGCCCACCGTGTCGGCGTCGCACTGGATGAACTGGCGGAAGCGCCCCGGCCCCGGCTTCTCGTTGCGCCACACCGGCCCGTAGGCGTAGCGGCGGAACGGCTTGGGCAGGGTCTCCCAGGTCTGGGCGGCGAAGCGGGCCAGCGGCGCGGTCAGGTCATAGCGCAGCGCCATCCACTGCTCATCGTCGTCCTGCAGCGCAAAGACGCCCTCATTGGGCCGGTCGCTGTCGGGCAGGAACTTGCCCAGCGCGTCGGCATATTCGAACGCCCCGGTGTCCAGCGCCTCAAAGCCGTAGCGCTCATAGACCGCCGACACCGCCTCCAGGATCGCGCGCTCCGCCCGCAGGTCGCGCGCGCGCTTGTCGGCGAAGCCGCGGGGGGCGCGGGCCTCGGGGCGGAAGTCGGTGTTGGTGTCGGAGTCGGAGTCGGTGGTCATGCGTCGGTCCTAAGTCTTCTAGGCTTCGACGGATGGCGCTTGCACTTAAGCCCCATCCGCTAGGCGGGGCTCTGGCTGGGTACGCTCGGCTTTAGAGCGCGCGGACCCGGCCGATCCCTGAATCATTGCTTATGAAACAATTCGACTGCCGCCGCTCGCGATGCAGATGAGAAAAAAGATAGAGAGGCGCAGGATTTTATGCGCCGACCAAATGACTATATTGATATTTTGACACAATTTCGACTTCGCATGAGATCAGAGGAGAAGCGATTAAAATTGAATTCTTTATTTAATGACCCATGGTTGAGCTTTCACATGAGCGCGTGGGTGATCTCCGCCCGTGCGGCGGACAAATCGGTCCCGCGCATGAAGCGCGGGATGACGGCGGGCTTGGCGGGTGTGAAGCCCACTCCACCGCCGCCCAGCCCCCTCTCCCATGGGGAGAGGGCCGGGGTGAGGGGGTACGGCGTCCGACGGCGGGCCGGCGCAGCGTCAACCGCCGTAACCCCTCACCCTCCCACCGCTGCGCGGCGGGCCCCTCCCTCTCCCTAAAGGAGAGGGATTCCGACAACGCCCCCCCCTACTTCCCCCGCCGCACCGGGAACAGCGCCCGCAGCGCCGGGTCGCGCAGCCACAGGCCGCCCCACAGGAAGACACCGAGATAGAGGCCAAACAGCGTGTGGCTGAACAGCGGGCTCCCGGCGCGGATCTGCGTCGCCATCGCCCCGCCCAGGAGACCCGTGAACAGCACCGCGCCCAAGAGGCGCGTGGGCGGAACCAGATAGAGCACCAGGCACGAAAGCTCGATCAGCCCGATCATCAGCGTATGGCGCGGGTCCCAGCCCAGGGCCTGCAAGGTGTTGGTCGCCGCCTGGTGATGCAGCAGCTTGGGCGCGATCGACGCCCCGGCGATGAACAGGGAAAAGGCGCCGGTCAGCATCCAGCCGGCCCAGGGGATGATCTTCTCGCGCATGCGGTGGGTCTCTCCGTTTTGGCCAAGGACGGACAAGGCGGGCGAAAGCCGACAGGGGGGCGCTCAAAAATCCTCCCCCCAGCGGGGGAGGTGTCGGCTCGAAGAGACGACGGAGGGGGAAGAGGCAGGGTCGGCAGGACTTCCCCCACCGTCCGCTGCGCGGACACCTCCCCCGCTGGGGGGAGGATTTTACGGGGATCGGCGGGCTTGAATGCTCGGAATTGGCCGGGCCGATCCCAATGAAAACAACGCCTTGTGACTTTTACGCCCAAACTTATCCCCGGCGTCAAAACCCGCCCCATACTGAACTCATCCCTGTCGCGGGGGAGGGCGTATGGATCCGGCCCAATACGGCGGCGGGGCTAGGTTGAGCGGGGCCGCGTGGTCTCGAAGCGGTTTCGATCGGGGTCTGTTCGTTGGATAGATCCGGGATTCCGGAAGAAGCCGTGGAGAGTCGAGCGCGGAGCGACAGGGCGGTGATCGTACAAGCCGCCTATCGTGGATCGTCGGGCTGGACACGGAAGTCGCCGCTCCAGTTGGTCCGCGCCCGTCCGGGGGCTCCTGGGGTCCCGAGCTGAAAGACGCTCACGCCCCCCATCCTCACGGGCAAGAACAACCTGGCGGAGCGGACAGTCGAGCCGAAACGCAAAACAACACTCACGGTAATCCGGGTTCGCCCGGCCGCTCCGTCGCCTCCCCAACACCTTCAGCGGTCACGCCGCGTGAAGCGGCGGACGCACGCCTTTTCCAGTTCCTCCCCCGCGATGCGGGGGAGGTGGCCCAGAGGGTCGGAGGGGGCCTCACCGCACCCGCCGCGCTCGCCCCCTCCGTCGCTTCGCGACACCTCCCCCGTGTCACGGGGGAGGAACAGCCCAAAGTCTTCAGGAGAACCCCAGATGCCCAAGTCCAAACCGCCCCGCCGCCGTCGTCGGCGTCATCTGACCAACCAGGAGCGCGGGCTGGTCGATTTCTTTGATCGGCTGGAGCGGATCACCGACCGCGCCGAGCGCGAGGCCGAGGCCCTGGCTGATCGCGTGCCGCCTGAAGAGTTGGCGGCCATGCGGGCGACCTGCGCGGAGAACCGGCGGATCTTCGCCGAGGCCCGCGCCGAGATGATGGCCCCCAGCCGCACGCCGGTGCTGGACCGTCTGGTCAGCGAGATGCGGCAGAAGGAGCGGGCGGCGAAGGCTTGATGTGCGCAACGCCTCCCCCCAGCGGGGGAGGTGTCGGCTCAAAGAGACGACGGAGGGGGAAGAGGCAGGGTCGGCAGAACTTCCCCCTCCGTCCGCTGCGCGGACACCTCCCCCGCGAGGGGGAGGATTGAGCGGCCGCCCTACTCCGCCGCCACCATCGCCGCGTCGGCCTTGGCCTCGACGCGGACGGCGCCGCCCATGGGCTTCAAATCGAGGTCCTGGAACAGGGCGCTGTCTTCGTCCTGGCCGGGCAGCGGGGTGGTGAGCAGCTTGCCGCCGACGAAGATCGAGTTGGCGCCGGCCATGAAGCACAGGGCCTGCAGCTCGCGGCTCATGCCTTCGCGGCCGGCCGACAGGCGGACCATGGACTTGGGGCAAACGATGCGGGCGACCGCGATGGTGCGGACGAACTCGATGGCGTCGATGGCCTTGCCTTCGGCCAGGACCTTGTCGCCCAGCGGGGTGCCGCTGACCGGGACGAGGCCGTTGATCGGCAGGCTGTCGGGGTGGGCCGGCAGGGTGGCCAGCTGGTGCAGCAGGCCGGCGCGATCGCGGCGCTGCTCGCCCATGCCGACGATGCCGCCGCAGCAGGTGCTCATGCCGGCGTCGCGCACATGGGCCAGGGTGTCGAGGCGCTCCTGATAGGTGCGCGTGGTCACCACGTCCTTGTAGTAGTCGGGGCCGGTGTCGAGGTTGTGGTTGTAGTAGTCGAGGCCGGCGGCCTTCAGGGCTTTCGCCTGATCGGCGGTCAGCATGCCGAGCGTGGCGC
Proteins encoded:
- the bioB gene encoding biotin synthase BioB, which encodes MSEINASPRHDWTLAEVEALFALPFMELVFQAASVHRAHFDPSEIQLSQLLSVKTGGCAENCGYCSQSAHFKTGLKAEKLMAADDVVAKARAARDGGAQRFCMGAAWRELKDRDLPKLTEMIGEVKALGLETCATLGMLTADQAKALKAAGLDYYNHNLDTGPDYYKDVVTTRTYQERLDTLAHVRDAGMSTCCGGIVGMGEQRRDRAGLLHQLATLPAHPDSLPINGLVPVSGTPLGDKVLAEGKAIDAIEFVRTIAVARIVCPKSMVRLSAGREGMSRELQALCFMAGANSIFVGGKLLTTPLPGQDEDSALFQDLDLKPMGGAVRVEAKADAAMVAAE
- the hisS gene encoding histidine--tRNA ligase gives rise to the protein MTTDSDSDTNTDFRPEARAPRGFADKRARDLRAERAILEAVSAVYERYGFEALDTGAFEYADALGKFLPDSDRPNEGVFALQDDDEQWMALRYDLTAPLARFAAQTWETLPKPFRRYAYGPVWRNEKPGPGRFRQFIQCDADTVGSARPEADAEIIAMAVEGLEAAGLPRGTAVLKINNRKLLNGLLTAAGADSAGQKLAVLRAVDKLDRLGVDGVRLLLGEGRLDESGDFTKGAGLKGKAVDQVLDFVQAGSTGGRSATLDNIARVVAGSAEGDEGLLELSRIDAALTSLGIADDQAFIDPSIVRGLEYYTGAVFEAELLLSTTDEKGNKVTFGSIGGGGRYDDLVARFTGTVTPATGFSFGVSRLAAALRAAGREPGGQARGPVVVIAFDDAHMPEYFKVVGELRAAGIPAEVYLGTSGMRPQMKYADRRLSPAAIMLGGDEIAAGTVTIKDLDLGRELASGVADNAAWKAERPGQQTIPRGELVAAVRKIIGG